The following proteins are encoded in a genomic region of Streptococcus constellatus subsp. constellatus:
- a CDS encoding DUF6773 family protein — protein MKFIKHQILDEREVQLINKAGTEAFSLLMISNFIFYIGSVFVHSGEIYAQLFLFSSIIAFLYFLERCRRLGANYFNSFTFTIWGVIAMTAFVTVMILVQNFQVNQAIYQNNPFHAKLLLTIPITFLLYLPIMLVINLLLEIIGKWQKARFEKYLSELED, from the coding sequence ATGAAATTCATTAAACATCAGATTTTGGATGAGCGAGAAGTGCAATTAATCAATAAGGCTGGGACGGAAGCATTTAGTTTGCTGATGATTAGTAATTTTATCTTTTATATTGGAAGTGTCTTTGTCCATTCAGGGGAAATCTATGCGCAGTTATTCTTATTTTCGAGTATTATTGCATTTCTTTACTTTTTGGAGCGTTGTCGGCGGTTAGGTGCTAATTATTTTAATAGTTTTACCTTTACTATTTGGGGTGTGATTGCCATGACAGCTTTTGTGACTGTCATGATCCTAGTTCAAAATTTCCAAGTCAATCAGGCTATTTATCAGAACAATCCGTTTCATGCCAAGCTTTTATTAACTATCCCAATTACATTTTTGCTGTATCTCCCTATCATGTTGGTGATTAATCTGCTACTAGAGATTATTGGTAAATGGCAGAAGGCGCGATTTGAGAAATATTTATCGGAGCTAGAAGATTAG